In Pseudomonas sp. HR96, the DNA window CAGCAGAATGCTGCGCGACACCACGCCCGCTTCGCGCTGGTAGTACTCGGCCAGCATGAATGGCCCGGTGCCGGTCGGCAGCGCGCTGAGCAGCAGCGCCGCCTGTGCCCAGAGGGTCGGCAGGTGCAGCACCTTGAACGCCAGCCAGCCCGTGAGCAGCGGCTGGCCGACCAGCTTGATCACCACCAGCGGCCAGGCCCCGGTCTTGCGGCCCTGTTGTTCCTGGGCCAGGAACAGCCCCAGCGAGATCAGCGCGCAGGGCGTGGTCGCCGCCGCCAGCATGTCGAGAAAATGCAGCACCGGCGTGGCCAGCCCCAGCCCGGTCATGGCCCACAGCGCGCCGAGGATCGGTGACACCACCAACGGATTCTTCGCCAACGCGCGCAGCACGGTCAGCACCGCACGCAGCGGATCCTTCTCCACTTGCAGGCCGATCTCGATGCACACCACCGCCACCGCGAACAGCACGCAGACCACGATCAACGACGAGATCAGCGCCGGCTCCAGCCCGGCCTGGCCGAACACCAGCAGGCACAGCGGAATGCCGATGTAGCCGGTGTTGGCGTAGGCAGCGCTGAGGCCGTCGAGGCTGGCCTCGACCAGGGTCTGGCGCTGCATCAGGCGCCAGGCCAGGGTGGCGAAGAACACCAGCAGGCAACCGGCGCCGAAGGCCAGCACGAAGCCCGGCTGCCAGATCTGCCCCCAGGTGGCCGTGGCGGTGACCTTGAACAGCAAGGCCGGCAGGCACAGCCAGACCACCATGCGGTTGATTTCCGAGGCGGCCTTTTCGCCCAGTCGGTGGGTCTTGCGGCAGAGATAGCCCACCAGAATCAGGGCAAAAATGGGCAGGACCACTGCCAGCACGGTATGCATGAAGCCGCTCGCTCGTTCGGACAAAAGCGTCTAGCTTAGGGTTGTGCGCGACAGGCTGTCCACGATGCCAGCATGAAAGATGGCGCCTGGGCTGGGAATGAGAGAGTGACCGGTCTATGATCGGCCCAGATGTTGTACGACAACCGACGATAACAGACAAGAAAAGGAGTTGATGATGTCCGACAGCCGCGTAGACGTATTGGTATGGGGGCCCATGCACGCCTCGCTGACGCAGAATCTGGCCCGCGACTTCAACGTGCACAACCTCTGGGAGCTCGACGCGCTGGACAGCTGGCTGGACGAACATGGCGCCAAGGTCCGCGGCGTCGTCACCAGCGGTGTGTACGGTACGCGCATCGATGTGCTCGAGCGCCTGCCCAACCTGCAAGTGGTCAGCAGCTTTGGGGTCGGCTACGACGCCCTCGACATCGACTACCTGGCCGAGCGCAAGATCCCGGTCAGCAACACCCCGGACGTGCTCAACAACGCCGTGGCGGAAACTGCGTTGGCGCTGATGCTCAGCGTTTCGCGCAAGATCCCCCAGGCTGACCGTTTCGTGCGCGACGGCGCCTGGCTCAAGGGCAAGTTCCCCTTGGGCAACGACCTGGCCGGCAAGACCTGCGGCATCGTCGGTCTGGGCAAGATCGGCAAGACCATCGCCACTCGCGCCGCCGCCTTCGACATGAAAATCGCCTACTACCGCCGCGGCGAAGCCTACGCCGATGTCGCCTACCGCCATTACGGCGACCTGCGGGCGCTGGCCCGCGACGCCGATCACCTGGTGATCATCGTACCCGGCGGCGCCGACACCGAGCACCTGATCGACCGCGACGTACTCAAGGCGCTCGGGCCCAAGGGCCTCTTGATCAACGTGGCGCGGGGCTCGGTGGTCGACGAGCAAGCGTTGATCGCCGCGCTGCAGGCCGGCGAGATCGCTGGCGCCGGGCTCGACGTGTTCGAAGACGAACCCCGGGTTCCAGCCGAACTGATCGCCATGGACAACGTGGTGCTGACTCCGCACCTGGGCAGCGGCACCTACGAGACGCGCCAGGCCATGGCCGACCTGGTGTTCGCCAACCTGGCCGGATTCTTCAAGGACGGCACGCTGGTCACTCAGGTCTGAGTTTCGCCGGCGAAACGCTCCAGGCTGTTGCACAGGTGCAGCAGCATGGCGGCTCGGGCGGCATCGGCATCCTGGCGCCGCAGGGCCGCGTAGATCGCCTCATGTTCGGCAATCGCCGCCTGGGCCAGCCGGGTCAGGTCAGTGGTGCCCTGCTCGTCCGGATGGATGCGGGTGCGCGGGATCATCGAGCTGCCCAAGTGGTAGATCACTTCGGTGAAGCAGGCGTTGCCGGTGGCCTCGGCGATCAGCCGATGAAAGCGAATGTCGGCAGCCACCGTCGCCTCCGGCTGGCCCTGGGCGCGTTGGTAATCATCCAGCGCCTGGCGCATGGCGGCCAACTGCGCCTCACTGCGCCGCCGCGCGGCCAGCGCCGCCGCCTGGGTCTCCAGGCCCATGCGCAGCTCCAGCACGCCGCGAATGCTCAGGGCCGTATCGCTCTTGAGCCGAAACCCTTCGCGCTGGTGCTGCTCCAGGACGAAGGTACCGATGCCATGGCGCGTCTCCACCAGGCCAGCCGCCTGCAGCTTGGAGATCGCCTCGCGGACCACCGTACGACTGACCCCATGCTCGCGCACGATCATGGATTCGGAGGGCATTTTCTCGCCGGGCAAAATGCTGCCGGCGAGGATCCGCCGGGTCAGCTCGGCCACCAGGTCGTTGGCCAGGCCTGGGGCGCGTTTGCGCAACGGCGAGCGGGAGGTGTCGGGCATGATCGGTCCGCAGGGTGAAGGTGGCGCCATGTTACCACTGCGCTCGCCCGCACCCGCGTCTGGCGATCAGTCGAGAATGCGAAAGATCGCTTCGATTTCCACGGTCATGTTGCCTGGCAGCGATCCCATGCCCACCGCCGAGCGCGCGTGACGGCCGCGCTCGCCGAGCACCTCGACGAACAGGTCGGAACAGCCATTGATGACCTGCGGGTGCTGGCCGAACTCGGCGGCGGCGTTGACCATGCCGAGGATCTTCACCGCTTCCAGGCGGTCGAGGTCGCCGCCCAGCGACTGCGCCGCTGCCAGCAGCGACAAGCCGGCCAGGCGCGCGTGCTGGTAGGCGTCGCCAATGGCGACCTCGCTGCCAACCTTGCCCTGATGGTAACCACCACTGTCGTTGCGCGGGCCCTGCCCGGAGAGATACAGCAGGTCGCCGACGCGCTTGCCGACCAGGTAGTTGGCCACAGGAGCGGGGACATCGGGCAAGCTCAGGCCTAGTGCGGCCAGACGTTCGAGTGCGTTCAACAGTATTCTCCTAGGGTTACTGCCAGGCGGCAGGGTCGGCAAAATCCTTGCTCTCCGGCAGGATCTGCCCACCATCGACGACGAGGGTGGTGCCGGTAATATAGGACGCTTCGTCGCAGGCGAGAAACAGTGCAGCGTTGGCCACGTCTTCGGGCAGGCCGAGGCGCCCCAGCGGGATGGACTTTTCCATGTTGTCGATGAAAGCCGGACTGCGCCCGGCGCTCAGGCCTTCGGTGAGGATGTTGCCCGGTTCGATGCCGTTGACGGTGATGCCGAAGCGGGCGAATTCCAGTGCCGCCGAGCGAATCAGGCCGTTGATCCCGGCCTTGCTCGAGGCATAGGCCGCCACGCCCGGGTTGGCCACCCGGGGCCCGGTGATCGACGACGTGAAGACCATGCGCCCACCGCCCTGCTCGCGCATGGCCGGCAGGCACGCACGGGCCGCCAGGAAGGTGCCGGTCAGATTGACCGCCAGCACGTGCTGCCACTGCGCCAGGGTCATGTCCTCGAGCAGGTACGAGGGGTAGATCCCGGCGTTCTGCACCAGCACGTCGATACGCCCGAAACGGCTTTTGGCCAGGGCCGCCAGCGCCTGCATGTCGGCCTCCACAGCCACGTCCGATTGCAGGAACACGGCGCGCTCGGCGCCCAGCTCCGTCACCAGCCTCGCGCCACTCTCGCCGTCCACGTCGCTGAGCACCAGCAGTGCCCCCTGCTCGGCGAAGCGTCGGGCAATGGCTGCGCCAATGCCCTTGGCCGCGCCGATGATGACCGCCACTCGATTGTTCAGACGCCCGTTCATTTGCTTACTCCGTTGCCCGGCGCGCCCCATCGGTGCGCCGGGTGCTACGCCTGGAAGCCGCTTATTTGCAGCTGGTCTTGTAGAAATACTGGCTGATGGCCTGATCTTTCATGTTCGCTCGGGTGGCCACCACGAACGGCAGGAAGTTGTCATGCTTGACGCTGGCCTTGTCCACCTGGTGGCGGATCAACTGGGCGCTGAGCTTCACCGCCTCATAGCCCATGTTGTACGGCTGCTGGATGATCAGCGCGTCGTAGATGCCGTCCTTCAGGTCGCGGATCTGCTGGGGATCGGCGTCGAACGAGACCAGTTTGACCTTGCCGCGCAGGCCGGCCTCCATGATTGCCGCGGAGGCGCCGGTGGCCGCTGCCGAGTGCGTCACATAGACACCCTTGAGATCAGGGTTGGCCTGGATCGCCGCCGCCACCTGCTGGGCCGCCTTGGTCGAACTGGTTTCCGGATAGGCCACCGGCAGCAGCCGGGCGTTGGGATGGTCCTTCTTGAAGGTGTCGACGAAGCCCTTGACCCGCGCATCGATGTCCGGCAAGCCCGGGCGCATGCCCACGGCGAGAAAGGTGCCGCTGTCGCCCGCCACCTCGACCATGGCCTTGGCGGCCGCGATGCCGCCGAGCAGGTGGTCGGACTGCACGCTCTGGGTTTCCGCCGGCTCGTTGAGCGGCGCATCCACGGTGATCACGTGGGTGCCTTTGCTTTCCAGGTCCTTGACCTGGGAGATGAGCGCGCCGCCATCGGTGGGCGCCAGCACGATGCCTTGCGGATGCAGCTGCAACGCGGCATCGATGAAGGGTTGCTGCAAGGCGATGTCCCAATCGGGCGGGCCGTTCCAGCCAAGGGTCACGTTGAACTCGCGGGCCGCCGCCTGCGCGCCGCACTGCATCGAGGAATAGAACGGGATGCCCACCTGCCCCGGCAGGAACGCCACGGTGACCGGGTCTTCGGCGCGTGCCTGCAAGGCGACGGTAACCGAGAGGACAGTTGCCAGCGTGACAGCTAACTTCATTTTCATCGTCATCTACCTATAAGGGATTTACGTGTGGGGAATCGGGCTTGCCCGGCAACCGGGCGATGGCGGCCAGGGACCGCTCAGAAACCGGCCTGGCGATTGCGCTGGTCGATGTATACCGCAGCGATCACGATCAGCCCGACCAGGATCAGTTGGTAGAAGGAGTCCAGGCCCATGATCACCAGGCCGGTGCCGAGCACCACCGGAATCAGGGTGCCGACCAGGGTGCCCTGCACCGAGGCCGTGCCGCCGAACAGGCTGGTGCCGCCGATCACCGCCGCCGCCACGGCCTGCAGGTTGTCGGTCTGGTGGCCGCCGATGTTGGTGGTGGCAAAGCGCGAGATGTCGAGGAACGCCGCCACCCCGCAGAGCAATCCCATGAGCCCGAACAGCTTGAGCAGGTGCAGGTTGTTGTCGATACCGGCACGGCGCGCCGCATCGGCCGAAGACCCCAGCGCCAGGGTGTGAATGCCGAAGCGGGTCTTGGCGAGCATGAACCACAGCAGCATCACCAGTGCCAGCGACAGCACCACCGGCAGTGGCACCAGGTCGAACAAACGGTAGGTGGCAAAGTCGGTCTGCAGGTTGCGCGGGATGTCCGGCACGTTGGCGCCATGGGTCAGCACCAGCGCCAGGCCCAGGCCGATGGCGGTGGTCGCCAGGGTCACCAGAAACGAGCTCAGGCGCAGCCGGGTCACCAGCAGGCCATTGATCAGGCCAAACAGCGTGCCGCAGACCAGCGCCACGAGAACCCCGGCCGTCACGGCCAGCCCGAGATGCGGGTACTCGCCCATCGCCACCTCGTCTGCGGTACCGGCCAGTGCCGTGATGGTGCGCGCCGCCAGGACCGAGGCCAGCACCACGTTGGAACCTACCGACAGGTCGAACTCCTTGGCGCCCAGCAGAAAGGTCATGCCCACCGCCAGCAGCACCAGTTGCGAGGCATTGAGCGCGATGTTGAAGAAGTTGTTCAGGCTGAGGAAGGCATGGTTGGGCGAGATCAGCGAAAACAGGGTGACCAGGCCAAGCAGTATCAGCAGCATCCAGAAAGCGGTGGTCTCGCGCAGCCGCGAAAACCAGGTGGAACCGTCGTCATAAGCCAGTGTGTTCACGGTAAAGCCTCGTGCGCAGATCATTGAAGGCGGCAGTTCAAGGCACTACAAATCGACAGACCCGTCAGTGGGGTGATTCAGGCGTTCTTTGCGCCCAGCATCACATCCACCACGTCGCGCAGCGTGACCTGGGAGGGAATCAGGTTGGCCACCGCCACGCCCTGGCGCATCACCACGATGCGGTCGGCCAGCTCCAGCACCTGGGGCAGGTCGTGGGAAATCAGCAGCACCGCCAGATTGCGCCGAGCAGCGGCGCGGATGGCCTCGTAGACCATGTCGCGCTGGCGGGTGCCCAGTGCGGCGGTAGGCTCGTCCAGCAAAATCGCGTGGCGCGCCCACTTGATCGCCCGGGCAATGGCCACGCCCTGGCGCTGGCCACCGGAAAGGCTCTGGGTGGCGGCCCGATAGGATTTGAGCCGGGCGCCCAGTTCGGTGAGGATGCGCGTCGACTCGGCGAGCATCTGGCCGTGGTCGAGCATGCCCAGGTGCCCTCGCCAGCCAGGCGCCTTGAGCTCACGGCCCAGATACACGTTCTGCGCCACCGACAGGTCGGGTGCCAGGGCCAGGTCCTGGTACACCGTCTCGATTCCGAACGCCTGGGCATCCTGGGTCGAGCGCAGCAGCACTTCCCTGCCGTCGACGCAGAGTTGGCCACCGGTGGGCACGTGCTCGCCGCTGAGCACTTTCATGAAGGTGGATTTGCCGGCGCCGTTGTCGCCGACCACGGCGGTGATCTCACCGCGGTACAGCTCCATCGACACGCCCCGCAGCACTTCCAGCGAGCCGAAGTTCTTGGTGATACCGATGGCTTGCAAAGCCGGTTCGCGGCGCCCGGTCAAGGGCAGCTGCGGCGCCCCCTGGGGGCTGCTTGCGGTCAGTTGAGGTGAATGCATGTCGCGCCTCGGAAAATGTCGTAGACTTGCAACGCAATCGATTGACGTAATCGATTACGTTGTCCGTTACTTTTATAGTGGCGCAGTGCTCTCTACGTCAACACAATTGTCATCGATTTGCCCCGGTCTTTTTCCTGGCCGCTTCCCGAGACTGTCGTAAAGGATTGGAAACCTTTGAAAACAAACAAGAAACCCACCATGCAGGACGTCGCCCGGGAAGCCGGGGTGTCCACCGCCACCGTGTCCCGAGTACTGGCCGGGTTCAAGGGCGCCACCTCCGATGAAACCGCCAAGCGAGTGCGCGACGTCGCCGCCAGCCTTGGCTATGTGGTCAATTCGGTTGCCGCCAGCCTGCGCAAGGAGCGCTCCTCCTCCGTAGGCCTGATCCTCGCCGACGTCGCCAACCCGTTCTTCGGCAGCCTGGCCAGCGGCGTCGAGCAGACCCTGACCAGCCAAGGCTTCAGCGTGCTGCTGGCCAGCTCCGGCAACGACGCGGACGAGGAACAGCGCCTGCTGCGTCTGATGGCCGAAAAGCAGGTGGACGCCGTGATCATTGCCAGCTCTGCGGCCAGCGGTGCACACATCAACGAGGCCATCGCCCGCGGCATGCGCATCGTGCTGGTGGACTCCGAGCTCCCCGACGTCGACGCCGACACTGTGGTGGTCGACAACCAGGCTGCGGCCCGTTCGGCCATCGAGCATCTGCTGGACCTTGGCCATCGGCAGATCGCCATTGTCACCGGCCAGCTGCAAGCCTCGTTCGACCGCGAACGCCTTGCCGGCTACCAGCAGGCTCTGGCCGGGCGCGGCCTCAAGCCGTTGAAAAAACTCACCCTTGGCGGCGACTCCAGCTACGAGGGCGGCCGCACTGCGGTGGCCCAGCTGTTGCGCAAGCAACCGGGGGTCACGGCGATCTTCGCCAGCAACAACCTGATGAGCATGGGCGCCATCACCGCTGTGCTCGAAGCCGGGCTGCGCCTGCCCGAGGACATCTCGCTGGTGGGCTTCGACGACATGGAGTGGTACCCCATCTTCAAGCCAGCCATCAGCGCCGTCGCCCAGCCGGCCTATCAGCTGGGTCAGGTGGCCGCGCAGCGCCTGCTCGAACGCTTCGCCGCCGACAGCGTGCTGCCCTGTACCCGGGTGGTGCTGCCGACGCAATTGATCGTGCGGGCCAGTACTGCGGTGCCCAGCCCCTCGACCTCAGCCCTTCGAAGTCAGGCCCTGAAAACCACACTCGGCCGCTGACAGCCGGCCCTGCAACCCCCTTCCATTCCCGAGGTATTGCCATGCCGTCGTTTGCCCTGGTCGATGCACACGTCCACTACTACGATCCAGCGCAGCTGGACTATCCCTGGCTGGACAATGTCCCTGCCATCAAGGGTACCTATACGCCGGCGGACTTCGTGACGGCCAGCCGCGGCGTCGCCGTCGACAAGCAGGTGTTCGTCGAGGTGGATGTAGCGCCCGGCCAGGAGCTGGCCGAGGCGCGCTTTGTCGAAGGCCTGGCCAGGCTCGAGCCGCGCATCCAGGGTATCGTCGCTTCAGCGGCGATCGAGCGCGGCGACGCGGTCAATGCCGAGCTCGATCGACTGCAGGACATAGGCCTGCTGCGTGGCGTGCGGCGGCTGATCCAGTATCATCCGGCGGCCGACTACTGCCTGCAGCCGGCCTTCGTCGAGGGCGTGCAGCAGCTGGGTCGACGCGGCCTGAGTTTCGATATCTGCATCCGCCACGGGCAGCTGGCCAGCGCCACTGAGCTGGTGCGCCGCTGTCCGGATGTGCAGTTCGTGCTTGACCACATCGCCAAGCCGGCTATCGCCGCCGGCCTGCGCGAGCCCTGGTGGCAGCAGATGCACGACATTGCCGCGCTGCCCAATGTGGTGTGCAAAGTCACCGGGGTGGTCACCGAGGCCGACCCGCAGCGCTGGACCCTGGAGCAGATCCGGCCGTACATCGAGCACAGCATCGAGTGCTTCGGCTTCGACCGGGTACTGTTCGCCAGCGATTGGCCGGTGCTGAACCTGGCCAGCGCCTATCCGGCCTGGGTGGCAATCATGGATGAGCTGCTGGGAGGCTGCTCGGCCAGCGAACGTCAGCGTTTCTACCGCGACAACGCAATCGCCACCTATCGGCTCTGACGGCTGTTCTGCTCCCTGTACTCATGACGCAGAGCCATGAGTATCTTGCCCAGCAGATTGCTGCCCTGCCCCTGGTATTGGCCCCAGTAGCGCGCCACCTCGCTGTCGTCCGGTGACCACTCCACCAGCCGGGCGCTGCCGGTGGCCAGCAGCAGTTCGCGCAGGTCGGCGTGCTGGGCAAACTTGGCGCGCACGATGTCGGTCATGATCTCCAAGTGGTCGCGCTGCCAATGCTCGACGGTCTGCTCCGCGCTCAAGGCATCCCCCGCCACCGCCACCAGTTCCGGTGTCGGTGCCGCCATCAGCCAGGGTCGCAGTGGCGCACGGGCCTTGAGCACCTGGAAGGCGTGTTCGGCGGTAGCGTAGTGCACACCCAGGTAGTGCATCACGCGCGGGTGCAAGTTGCTCAGCGCACAGTAATCGCCCTGCCGGGGATCGTAGAATCTGATGTCGTTCATGGCCTGGCTCCCTCGACGCGCAAGCCGAATGGCTTGCTCCCGAGGGGCACTCTATGGTGAGATGAAAAAAACACGCAATCGATTACGTGACCTCAGGTGCCGCCGTGATTACCCTTGATGATATCCAGCTTGCCGCCCCACGCATTGCCCCGTTCATTCGCCACACGCCGATGCTGCAGGCCAGCAGCCTGCGCCACCCGGTCACCGCCGCCGACCTGTGGCTCAAGCTCGAATGCCTGCAACCCACCGGCTCTTTCAAGGTGCGCGGGGCCAGCAACCGTTTGCTGACCACCCCTGTCGAGGCGCTGCGCAACGGCATCGTCACCGCCTCGGGCGGCAACCACGGCCTGGCCACCGCCCGCGCCGCCAGCGTCGCCGGGGTCACGGCGAACATCTTCGTGCCGCGCAGCATTACCGAGGCGAAGCTGGCCAGGCTCGCCAGCTGGGGCGCCGAAGTTCAGGTGGTCGGCGAGGTCTGGGATCAAGCCAACGAGCAGGCGCTGCTGTTTGCCGCCGAACACCAGGCGGCCTACTTCCACCCGTTCGCCGACCCCGCCGTGGTGGCCGGGCAAGGCACCCTGGGCCTTGAGATCCTCGCCCAGCTGCCGGACGTCGAGGTGATTCTGGTGGCCATCGGCGGCGGCGGCCTGGTGGCCGGCATCGTCACCGCAATCAAGGCCCTCAAGCCCTCGGTGCGGATCATCGGCATCGAGCCGCAGGGTTCGCCGACCCTGCACGCCAGCCTGGCCGCGCAGCAGGTGGTGCGTCTGCCCAGCGTCACCACCCGAGTCGCGACCATGGCCTGTGGCCGCACCGAAGAACGGGTGTTCGAGCTGGCCCGCCAGGGCCTGGAAGAGATCGTACTGGTCAGCGACGACGAACTGCTGCAGGCGGCGCAGTGGCTGTGGTTCGAGCTGGGTCTGGCGGCCGACCTGAGCGGCGCCGCCGCGATCGCAGCGCTCAGGTCCGGCAAGCTGCAATTCGCCGCCGGGACGCAGGTCTGTGCGCTGGTGTGCGGGGCCGGGGCCGAGGGGCTCTAGCGCAGACGCCCTCGATCAGGATCAAACCGGCCTAGCGGCCTTTGGGGGCTGCGGCCCCTCCTGATCAACCTCTGGGGCCGTCGACTGGCAATGCTCCCAGCATCCCTTCGATCCAGCCGATCTCCTGCTGCAACCCTCGCCGCTGCTCCTCGACCAGCTCCTGGCGGGCGTTCGCCAGCCCAGCCAGGGTCTGGCGCTTGCGCCGCAGAGCACGCTGCCATTTATCGAGAAACGCCGGGCTGCGCACCGCCATCAGGCGCGGCCCGAAGTACAACTGCTCGGCGCTGTAGCGGACCTCTTCGGCGCGCTCGGCGACGATGATTTCGTAGTCGAACCGATTCTCGCGCAGGATCTCCTCGGCCAGGATGCGATAACCGTTGCCCAGCAACCACTGGCGCAACGGCTGCTCGCCGCCGTTGGGCTGCAACACCAGCCGTTCGCGGCCGTTCAGGCGTGCCTTGCCTTGCTCGAGGATGTCGCGAATGGTTTCGCCACCCATGCCGCACAGGCTGACGGCAGTGATGCCATCGCCTGGCTCGAGCGCCGCCAGACCATCGGCCAGGCGAACACTGATCAAGGCCTGCAGGTCATTGTGCTCGACGCTGCGCTGGGCGGCACGCAACGGCGTCAGCGCCACCTCCCCGGCGACCGCTGCGCTGATCGCACCACGGCGCAGCAGCGCGACCGGCAGATACGCATGGTCCGAGCCGATATCGGCCAGTCGGGCGCCTGGCGGGATGTGCGCGGCGACGAGCTGCAGGCGTCTGGACAAGGTCTGGTGGTTCAACTGGGGGCTGCCGTATGGGAGGTAATGATCAAAAAAGTGGGCCTTTATACACCAGTTCGGCACGCCTCCAATGCCCTTACCTGCTGCCCTTGCGCATCGAAGTTGTTTTCTGCCAACCACGCCTCGAATGCCGCCTTGCGCTCGGGCCACTCGCTGTCGATGATCGAGAACCACGCGGTGTCACGGGTGCGCCCCTTGTACATCACAGCCTGGCGGAAGATGCCTTCGAAACTGAAACCCAGCCGCAGCGCAGCCTTGCGCGACGGCGCATTGAGCGCATCGCACTTCCACTCGTAGCGCCGATAGCCCAGGTCGTCGAAGACGAATTTCATCAGCAGGTACTGCACTTCGGTGGAGATCGCCGTGCGTTTCATCAGCGGCGAGAAGGTCACGTTGCCGACTTCGATCACCCCATTGTTGCCGTCGATGCGCATCAGCGCCAGCGTGCCCACCGCCTGCCCGGTGCGCTCATCGATAACCGCCCAATGCTGTGGATCCCGGGAGGCTGCGGCAGCCGACACGTAGGCCTGATAGCTGGCGAGGTCTTCGAACGGCCCGACAAAGAGGTAGGTCCAGTCGCTGCCATCGGCGGCCTGCCGATAGGCCGCAAACAAGGGTTCGGCGTGCTGTGCCGCATCCAGCGGCTCGAGCCGGCAAGTGCGCCCCTGCAGGATCTCGCGCGCAGGGTGCTGGCGCGCAGTCCAGTCGCGGGTGCTGGCGCCGATGGGTTGGCCGTAGGCATTGATGAGGGACGACATGCGAGCTCCTGCACAAGTGGGATACGGTGCCGAGGTTAGAACCGACAATGACTTGTGGAAAGATCCACTGCTCCCCGATCCGGCCAGACCAATAGCGAGACCTTGCCGGATATAGACTGCATATCTATAGTGGACTGATTTTCCACAGCGAGCACCCATCATGATCAGCGATGAAAGTTACAGCAGGCTGTTCGACTCCATTACCGAGGCCCACCAAGCCCTGCGACCCGGCGTGGCAGTCACGCCTCTGGCGCACAGCCCTCGATTGTCAGCTCAGAGCGGTGCGCAGCTGTACCTCAAGTGCGAACACCTGCAACACACCGGCTCGTTCAAATTCCGCGGAGCCAGCAACAAGGTTCGCCTGCTGACAGCAGCGCAGCGCCGCGTCGGCGTCATCACCGCCTCCTCCGGCAATCATGGCCAAGGGCTGGCCTTGGCCGCCCGGGAAGCAGGGGTGCCCGTCACCGTGTATGCCTGCGCCGACGCCTCGGCGTTCAAGCTCGATGCGATTCGGGCACTGGGCGCCGAGGTCATCACTCTGGACAGCGACCCCCTGAGCGTCGAACTGCATGCTGCAGAGCAAGCGCGGCGCCAGGGCCAGCTCTACGTTTCGCCCTACAACGACACCCAGGTCATCGCCGGCCAGGGCACCATCGGCCTGGAGCTGCTCGAACAGCTGCCCGATGTCGATGCGGTGTTCGTCGCCGTGGGTGGCGGCGGCCTGATCTCGGGCATCGGCACTGCTATCAAGCGCCTGCGGCCCGGCACCGAGATCATTGGCTGCTGGCCGAGCAACGCGCCGGCCATGGAGCGATGCCTGGCGGCCGGGCAAATCGTCGACGTGGCCGAGACCGACACCCTGTCCGATGGTACCGCCGGGGGTGTCGAACCTGGCAGCATCACCTTCCCTCTCTGCCAGCGGGTGATCGACCGCCGAGTGCTGGTCAGCGAAGCCGAGATCCGCGCAGCGCTGCAGGCGGCCGCCCGGCACGAACGCTGGATCATCGAAGGCGCGGCCGGCGTGGCCCTGGCCGGGGCCCTGCAACTGGCCGCGCAGTACCAGGGCAAGCGGGTGGCGGTGATCATCTGCGGGCGCAACATTCTTCTGGAAAAATTCCTCGGAGCCGTGCAATGAAGCTGTTCGACCTGCCCTGTATCGCCGCCGCCGTGGACCCGGCCGAAGCCGCCGAACAGATTCGCCTGGGCTTCATCGCCTACTCGCAAGGCCGGGTCAAGGTGCCGCCGGTGCAGAACTTCGTGTTTGCGCCAGCCAACGGCGACTGCTGCGTGAAATCGGCCTGGGTCGAGGGCAGCGACAGCTTC includes these proteins:
- a CDS encoding threonine/serine dehydratase; translated protein: MISDESYSRLFDSITEAHQALRPGVAVTPLAHSPRLSAQSGAQLYLKCEHLQHTGSFKFRGASNKVRLLTAAQRRVGVITASSGNHGQGLALAAREAGVPVTVYACADASAFKLDAIRALGAEVITLDSDPLSVELHAAEQARRQGQLYVSPYNDTQVIAGQGTIGLELLEQLPDVDAVFVAVGGGGLISGIGTAIKRLRPGTEIIGCWPSNAPAMERCLAAGQIVDVAETDTLSDGTAGGVEPGSITFPLCQRVIDRRVLVSEAEIRAALQAAARHERWIIEGAAGVALAGALQLAAQYQGKRVAVIICGRNILLEKFLGAVQ